From Vibrio splendidus, a single genomic window includes:
- the gltX gene encoding glutamate--tRNA ligase — translation MTVKTRFAPSPTGYLHVGGARTALYSWLFAKNQGGEFVLRIEDTDLERNSQEAVDAILEGMQWMGMEWDEGPYYQSKRFDRYNEMVDKLLAEDKAFKCYASKELLDEIRAVQEENKEMARYDANHPKIVAANEAAKEGDACVIRFRNPKEGSVVFDDQIRGRIEISNSQLDDLIIRRTDGAPTYNFVVVVDDWDMGITHVVRGEDHINNTPRQINIYEALGAPVPTFAHCAMILGDDGAKLSKRHGAVSVMQYRDEGYLPNALNNYLVRLGWSHGDQEIFSQEEMIEFFSLKAISKSASAFNTEKLLWLNNHYIKTSEPEYVAKYLQWHLDAQKLDTTNGPAITEVIKLVGERCNTLIELAEQSRYFYEDFSEFEAGAAKKHLRGVAKGPLELALAKVEALEDFTTANIKDGVIAAVCEELEIGMGKIGMPLRVAVTGGGQSPSVDAVMELVGKERVIARIKMALEFIAEREANA, via the coding sequence ATGACGGTTAAAACTCGTTTTGCTCCTAGCCCAACTGGCTATCTTCACGTTGGTGGTGCACGTACTGCACTTTACTCTTGGCTATTCGCTAAGAACCAAGGTGGTGAATTCGTTCTACGTATCGAAGACACGGACCTTGAGCGTAACTCTCAAGAAGCGGTTGATGCAATTCTAGAAGGCATGCAATGGATGGGTATGGAATGGGATGAAGGTCCTTACTACCAATCTAAGCGTTTTGACCGTTACAACGAAATGGTTGATAAGCTACTTGCTGAAGACAAAGCATTCAAATGCTACGCGTCTAAAGAACTGCTTGATGAGATTCGTGCAGTACAAGAAGAAAACAAAGAAATGGCTCGTTACGATGCTAACCACCCTAAAATTGTTGCAGCAAACGAAGCAGCAAAAGAAGGTGATGCATGCGTTATCCGTTTCCGTAACCCTAAAGAAGGCAGTGTAGTATTTGATGACCAAATCCGTGGTCGCATTGAAATCTCTAACAGCCAACTTGATGACCTAATCATTCGTCGTACAGACGGTGCTCCAACTTACAACTTCGTGGTTGTAGTGGATGACTGGGATATGGGTATTACACACGTTGTTCGCGGTGAAGACCACATCAACAACACACCTCGTCAAATCAACATCTACGAAGCACTAGGCGCGCCAGTTCCAACTTTCGCTCACTGTGCAATGATTCTTGGTGATGACGGTGCGAAACTTTCTAAGCGTCACGGCGCTGTTTCTGTAATGCAATACCGCGATGAAGGTTACCTACCAAATGCACTGAATAACTACCTAGTTCGTTTAGGTTGGTCTCACGGTGACCAAGAGATCTTCTCTCAAGAAGAGATGATTGAGTTCTTCAGCCTTAAAGCAATCAGTAAGTCTGCATCTGCATTCAACACTGAAAAGCTGCTTTGGTTGAACAACCACTACATCAAGACTTCTGAGCCTGAGTACGTTGCAAAATACTTGCAATGGCACCTAGACGCACAGAAGCTCGATACAACAAACGGCCCAGCGATCACTGAAGTGATCAAGCTAGTTGGCGAGCGTTGTAACACGCTTATCGAACTTGCTGAGCAGTCTCGTTACTTCTACGAAGACTTCTCTGAGTTTGAAGCTGGCGCAGCGAAGAAGCACCTACGTGGTGTTGCTAAAGGCCCACTAGAGCTTGCTCTTGCTAAGGTTGAAGCACTTGAAGATTTCACTACTGCAAACATCAAAGATGGTGTGATTGCAGCAGTATGTGAAGAGCTAGAGATCGGCATGGGTAAAATCGGTATGCCACTTCGCGTAGCAGTAACAGGTGGCGGTCAGTCTCCTTCTGTTGATGCAGTAATGGAGCTTGTTGGTAAAGAGCGCGTAATCGCTCGTATCAAGATGGCTCTTGAGTTCATCGCTGAGCGTGAAGCTAACGCTTAA